In Nitrosophilus alvini, the following are encoded in one genomic region:
- a CDS encoding CusA/CzcA family heavy metal efflux RND transporter: MVDALIKFSLSQRLFILLLALVVLGFGIKSYKELPIDAFPDISPTQVKIIIKSSGMTPGEVESRITTPIELEMLGIPKERILRSISKYGLCDITIDFEEGTDIYWARQQVSERLNAIKDELPKNIEGGLAPISTPLSDILMFTIESDKLSLMEKRSILDWVIAPKIRSISGVAEVNSLGGFVKTYQVTPKLKQLEAYGISMDTLYRALDENNINDGAGRVTVGPESLYVRSVGRIKDIDDIKSRPVINIDGKVVTVGDIADVSIGHLTRAGFVTKDGKGEAVEGIVLSLKGANAAKVLENVKKELKKIEKVLPEGTSIKILYDRSELVDIATHTVKKALIEAVILIVVILLLMLGNIASAVSVALILPFALLMSFIAMKMFGLSANLMSLGGLAIAVGMLVDSAVVMVEHITAELGNPKRMNRPKLEIILVAAKEVAPSIVTGVLIIIIVFMPLLTLEGLEGKLFKPVALSIVFALFSSLVLALTLIPVISYLILKIRPDKESFVMRVLLKLYRPVLTGAIRHQWIVFVSAVMLMAGAVYMAANVGKTFMPTMDEGSIIIGIEKIPSVSLDESKEMDLKIQQKILQRVPEVVSIVARTGSDELGLDPMGLNDTDTFLVLKPKEEWRKQDKEWLIHELRKVLEEFPGIEYSFTQPIEMRVSEMLTGVRGDVAINIYGSDQDKLEEIGKKIKTLLEKIPGSTDIYKKANEGVEYLELTFNQKMLGLYNITETEIAAYLKTLVDGIKIGIIQEGMRRIDLVIKGENSVQRSISALKKLNYTLPNGNTIPLSQLVEFRQTSGPVQIEHENGLRKTVVQSNVEGRDLVGFVDDIKKAVENEIKLPAGYYIEYGGEFENQQRAAKRLMLIVPISVFMIFILLFMSFKSITQALLVLVNIPLALVGGVAGLYFSGEYLSVPASVGFIALLGIAILNGVVMVNYFNQLVLNGMEIKEAVITGAMRRLRPVLMTALIAAFGLLPLLFSTGPGSEIQRPLAIVVINGLGSSTTLTLLILPILYMRFVKGLNR, encoded by the coding sequence ATGGTTGACGCTCTTATAAAATTTTCCCTTTCGCAGCGACTCTTCATCCTTCTTCTGGCGCTGGTAGTTTTAGGGTTTGGGATAAAGTCGTATAAAGAGCTGCCTATCGACGCTTTTCCGGATATTTCACCTACACAGGTGAAAATAATTATAAAATCGAGCGGTATGACGCCCGGGGAAGTGGAATCAAGGATAACTACTCCTATAGAGCTTGAGATGCTGGGCATCCCTAAAGAGAGAATTTTGCGTTCTATTTCAAAGTACGGTCTTTGCGATATAACTATCGATTTTGAAGAGGGAACCGATATATACTGGGCAAGACAGCAGGTCAGTGAAAGACTGAATGCCATAAAAGATGAGCTGCCCAAAAATATCGAAGGGGGACTTGCTCCTATAAGTACGCCGCTTAGTGACATCCTGATGTTTACAATAGAGTCTGATAAGCTCTCTTTGATGGAGAAAAGATCTATTCTTGACTGGGTTATAGCTCCAAAAATAAGAAGTATAAGCGGAGTAGCAGAAGTCAACTCTCTTGGTGGATTTGTCAAAACATATCAGGTTACGCCAAAACTCAAACAGCTTGAAGCGTATGGTATAAGTATGGATACTCTATACCGTGCTCTGGATGAAAACAATATAAATGATGGCGCGGGAAGAGTGACGGTAGGCCCAGAGAGTCTGTATGTCAGAAGCGTAGGACGGATTAAAGATATTGACGATATTAAAAGCAGGCCTGTTATCAATATAGATGGAAAGGTTGTGACGGTAGGCGATATAGCTGATGTGAGCATAGGACATCTGACCAGAGCAGGTTTTGTAACAAAAGACGGTAAAGGCGAAGCTGTAGAGGGGATAGTTTTGTCTTTGAAAGGCGCCAATGCGGCCAAGGTTCTGGAGAATGTAAAAAAAGAGCTTAAAAAGATAGAAAAAGTGCTTCCTGAAGGCACTTCCATAAAGATACTGTATGATCGTTCCGAACTTGTCGATATCGCTACACATACTGTTAAAAAAGCACTTATTGAGGCAGTCATACTTATCGTGGTAATTCTTCTTCTGATGCTTGGCAATATCGCTTCTGCGGTATCGGTTGCACTGATTTTGCCTTTTGCTCTGTTGATGAGCTTTATCGCTATGAAGATGTTCGGACTCAGTGCAAACCTTATGAGTCTCGGCGGCCTTGCCATAGCTGTAGGTATGCTGGTCGATTCGGCAGTGGTAATGGTGGAGCATATAACTGCGGAACTTGGAAATCCGAAACGTATGAACAGACCGAAACTGGAAATTATTCTGGTTGCGGCAAAAGAGGTAGCTCCTTCCATAGTAACGGGGGTTTTGATAATCATCATAGTCTTTATGCCTCTTTTGACACTTGAAGGTCTTGAAGGAAAACTTTTCAAACCTGTTGCATTAAGTATTGTATTTGCACTTTTCAGTTCGCTTGTACTGGCTTTGACCCTGATACCGGTCATAAGTTATCTGATATTAAAAATCAGACCGGATAAAGAGTCTTTTGTGATGAGAGTGCTTTTGAAACTCTACAGACCTGTTTTGACAGGTGCTATCAGGCATCAGTGGATTGTTTTTGTATCTGCCGTTATGTTGATGGCAGGAGCGGTTTATATGGCAGCAAATGTCGGAAAGACATTTATGCCTACCATGGATGAGGGAAGTATAATCATAGGAATCGAAAAAATTCCTTCGGTAAGTCTTGATGAGAGCAAGGAGATGGATCTGAAAATCCAGCAAAAGATACTCCAAAGAGTTCCTGAAGTTGTATCCATAGTAGCAAGAACCGGAAGTGATGAACTGGGTCTTGACCCTATGGGGCTCAATGATACTGATACTTTTTTGGTTCTGAAGCCGAAAGAGGAGTGGAGAAAACAGGATAAAGAGTGGTTGATTCATGAGCTTAGAAAAGTTCTTGAAGAGTTTCCGGGAATTGAGTATAGCTTTACTCAGCCTATTGAGATGAGAGTATCGGAGATGCTTACCGGAGTCAGAGGAGATGTTGCCATAAATATTTACGGCAGTGATCAAGACAAACTTGAAGAGATAGGAAAAAAGATCAAAACTCTCCTTGAAAAGATACCTGGAAGTACGGATATTTACAAAAAGGCAAACGAAGGTGTAGAATATCTTGAGCTTACATTTAATCAAAAAATGCTTGGCTTGTATAATATAACAGAAACAGAAATTGCAGCATATCTGAAAACTCTTGTTGACGGTATAAAAATAGGTATAATTCAGGAGGGTATGAGAAGGATAGATCTTGTTATAAAAGGAGAAAACTCCGTTCAGCGTTCAATTTCTGCACTTAAAAAACTGAACTATACATTACCAAACGGCAACACCATTCCTTTGTCCCAACTGGTAGAGTTCAGGCAGACCAGCGGACCGGTGCAGATAGAGCATGAAAACGGTCTTAGAAAGACGGTGGTTCAAAGTAATGTGGAAGGCAGAGATCTTGTTGGATTTGTTGATGATATCAAAAAAGCTGTGGAAAATGAGATAAAACTTCCGGCCGGATACTATATAGAGTATGGCGGAGAGTTTGAAAATCAGCAAAGAGCGGCAAAAAGATTGATGCTGATAGTTCCTATATCCGTTTTTATGATATTTATTTTGCTGTTTATGTCATTCAAATCCATAACACAGGCACTTTTAGTGCTTGTAAACATTCCTCTGGCGCTTGTGGGAGGAGTTGCAGGGCTCTACTTTAGTGGGGAATATCTATCGGTACCTGCATCAGTCGGATTTATAGCGCTTTTGGGTATAGCGATACTTAACGGTGTTGTAATGGTAAACTATTTCAACCAGCTTGTTTTGAACGGAATGGAGATTAAAGAGGCTGTCATAACCGGAGCAATGAGAAGGCTAAGACCTGTTTTAATGACAGCACTCATAGCAGCTTTTGGACTTTTGCCGCTTCTGTTTTCAACAGGTCCTGGTTCTGAGATACAAAGGCCTTTGGCGATAGTTGTTATAAATGGTCTTGGAAGTTCTACTACGTTGACACTTCTTATCTTACCTATTCTTTATATGAGATTTGTGAAAGGTTTAAATAGATAA
- a CDS encoding efflux RND transporter periplasmic adaptor subunit encodes MIKKILLVCVSFFILSANEAIKMTKEEMLNWHIKTEKPNLSGYIPIGEYLGVVKAPPSMLYTVSLPFSALVVNLKTYKYESVKKGEVLAEVTGSEWIEAQKDLLSLSIELAKREAQYKIKSVLCEEGIVPQKVCIALKADKEAVLNDLKSKKSLLELFGAEKDEIDDIIKKGVIKKTVDIKAPISGVVDKIFVNTGTTLESTKPLLTLVSTKEKVMDIDLPVKVAKLLKVGDKLSVKTKESVIETRVLQKAQILNLSNQSQRVRLALPSNISWPLDLKLSVKLEVAKKSLKISKISVVRIPEGYLVFKKDGNLFKPVRINILAETKENFFFAPSEEIKAVDEIVVEGAAVLKGMMEGNDG; translated from the coding sequence ATGATAAAAAAAATATTACTGGTATGCGTATCTTTTTTTATTTTATCAGCAAATGAAGCAATCAAAATGACAAAAGAGGAGATGTTAAACTGGCATATAAAAACCGAAAAACCGAATCTTAGCGGATATATTCCGATAGGTGAGTATCTGGGAGTGGTAAAAGCTCCTCCTTCTATGTTATATACTGTATCGCTTCCGTTCTCGGCTCTGGTTGTAAATCTAAAAACCTACAAATACGAAAGTGTCAAAAAAGGCGAGGTATTGGCCGAAGTAACAGGCAGCGAATGGATAGAGGCTCAAAAAGATCTGCTCTCTTTATCAATTGAGCTGGCAAAAAGAGAAGCTCAGTACAAAATAAAATCTGTTTTATGTGAAGAGGGAATTGTGCCTCAAAAAGTTTGTATTGCATTGAAAGCCGATAAGGAAGCGGTTTTGAATGATCTGAAAAGCAAAAAGAGTCTCCTGGAGCTTTTCGGTGCGGAGAAAGATGAGATAGATGATATCATCAAAAAGGGTGTGATTAAAAAAACAGTAGATATAAAAGCTCCCATAAGCGGTGTTGTTGATAAAATATTTGTAAATACCGGAACCACATTGGAATCTACTAAACCTCTTTTAACTCTCGTATCAACAAAAGAGAAAGTAATGGATATCGATTTGCCGGTCAAGGTTGCAAAATTGTTGAAAGTAGGCGATAAGTTATCTGTGAAAACGAAAGAAAGTGTAATTGAGACGCGAGTTTTGCAAAAAGCACAGATACTCAATCTTTCAAACCAGTCACAAAGAGTAAGACTCGCACTCCCCTCCAACATATCTTGGCCACTTGATTTAAAGTTGTCCGTAAAGCTTGAAGTTGCAAAAAAGAGTTTGAAAATATCTAAAATATCCGTAGTCAGGATACCCGAAGGTTATCTTGTGTTTAAAAAAGATGGCAATCTATTTAAACCGGTCAGGATAAATATTTTAGCAGAAACAAAAGAGAACTTTTTCTTTGCACCAAGTGAAGAAATAAAAGCGGTTGACGAAATAGTTGTGGAAGGGGCTGCAGTATTGAAAGGTATGATGGAGGGAAATGATGGTTGA
- a CDS encoding TolC family protein: protein MRIIMILSFLFSLAFAKVAGLKEIMEKFEKTHPAAVAIQKEIKLLQTKTKLSIVRDPAEFRASSAYAEENSGISGKEYYFELNQQFLVPNVKKSLKNSALSGVEARILNLKFDFLKLKYSIKNLYKQTCLNRKIYKLRTENLFELEGFYKKMQKAYKLGEVSKKDILALEMEKRKAFVEVQSAKNDMTESFLNLKKLLSSTEIEFDEILCEEGSIKIEDINYEPEKIVENSPDILSYKAYIKKLQARLRGYESTIERFDVSMEYSDELGTKRYLVGVGIPLNFSSSKRQLEKKAIMESISLKRTELENLVASKKAAAMQLLTRLKNVVNNYKTTKKLEDGARELTSLTLKSYLAGESSLLELLISKRELINLQIETLNFKKRYFETLFELYKTIGFREDI, encoded by the coding sequence ATGAGAATTATTATGATTTTATCATTTCTTTTTTCGCTAGCTTTTGCGAAAGTTGCGGGACTTAAAGAGATAATGGAAAAATTTGAAAAAACACATCCGGCTGCTGTTGCCATACAAAAAGAGATCAAACTTTTACAAACCAAGACCAAACTGTCTATTGTACGTGATCCTGCTGAATTTAGAGCCTCATCTGCATATGCCGAAGAAAATAGCGGTATAAGCGGAAAAGAGTACTATTTTGAATTAAATCAGCAGTTCTTGGTGCCAAATGTTAAAAAATCATTAAAAAATAGTGCGTTATCGGGTGTTGAAGCGAGGATTTTAAATCTTAAATTTGATTTTTTAAAACTCAAATATTCAATAAAAAATTTATATAAGCAGACATGCCTGAACAGAAAAATATATAAATTAAGAACTGAAAATCTTTTTGAACTGGAAGGGTTTTACAAAAAGATGCAAAAGGCGTATAAGCTTGGGGAAGTCTCTAAAAAAGATATTTTGGCTCTTGAAATGGAAAAGAGAAAAGCTTTTGTAGAAGTTCAGTCTGCTAAAAACGATATGACTGAGTCCTTTTTGAATCTTAAAAAACTTCTATCTTCTACTGAAATTGAGTTTGATGAAATTCTTTGTGAAGAGGGGAGTATTAAAATAGAAGATATAAATTATGAGCCTGAAAAAATAGTTGAAAACTCTCCAGATATTTTGTCATATAAGGCATATATCAAAAAACTGCAGGCCAGACTCAGAGGATATGAAAGTACTATAGAGAGATTTGATGTCTCTATGGAGTACAGTGACGAGCTTGGTACAAAAAGATATCTGGTGGGAGTAGGAATTCCTTTGAACTTCAGCAGTTCAAAACGACAACTGGAGAAAAAAGCTATTATGGAGTCTATCAGTCTGAAACGTACAGAGCTCGAAAATCTTGTTGCTTCAAAAAAGGCTGCCGCTATGCAGCTTTTGACAAGATTGAAAAATGTAGTGAATAACTACAAAACTACTAAAAAACTTGAAGATGGAGCAAGAGAGCTGACAAGCTTGACTCTCAAGAGTTATCTTGCAGGAGAGAGCTCTTTACTAGAACTTTTGATATCCAAAAGAGAGCTGATCAATCTTCAGATAGAGACTCTCAATTTTAAAAAGAGATATTTTGAGACACTTTTTGAATTATATAAGACTATTGGATTTAGGGAGGATATATAA
- a CDS encoding class I SAM-dependent methyltransferase has protein sequence MAFFKSVSKKERLYSKSQQILAEEISKRLRLKGDENVLDIGSGNGKITYLIALKTPTGSVLGIDIDKEAVESAKKLFYSEKNLEFRQMDVKNIQTKLKFDAVYSNAVFHWIDDHFTAVKNISEVMKENGRLYITMGAKGNAKEIFETMQEVIQTGYKEQFADFVSPYNYASAVEFEEILKRNALFPKRVGYMEKKINFGSKEMFKGWISTAFRSFVEKSGKNREKFLEDFVELFLKKYPQKDGSDISVNMKRLEIEAFKNSKKQF, from the coding sequence AGAGATATCAAAAAGGCTCAGGCTTAAAGGGGATGAAAATGTGCTCGATATAGGTTCGGGCAACGGAAAGATAACATATCTTATAGCTTTGAAGACTCCAACAGGTTCCGTTTTGGGGATAGATATAGACAAAGAGGCTGTGGAAAGTGCAAAAAAACTTTTCTACAGTGAAAAAAATCTTGAATTTAGGCAGATGGATGTAAAAAATATCCAAACTAAGTTAAAATTTGATGCGGTATATTCCAATGCAGTTTTTCATTGGATAGATGATCATTTTACAGCTGTAAAAAATATATCCGAGGTAATGAAAGAAAATGGCAGACTCTATATAACGATGGGTGCTAAGGGAAATGCAAAAGAGATATTTGAAACTATGCAAGAAGTGATTCAAACAGGATACAAAGAGCAGTTTGCCGATTTCGTATCGCCTTATAACTATGCATCTGCAGTGGAGTTTGAAGAGATTTTGAAAAGAAATGCTTTGTTTCCCAAAAGAGTAGGGTATATGGAAAAAAAGATAAATTTTGGCAGCAAAGAGATGTTCAAAGGCTGGATCTCTACCGCATTCAGGTCTTTTGTAGAGAAGTCCGGTAAAAACAGAGAAAAGTTTCTTGAAGATTTTGTAGAACTTTTTTTGAAAAAATATCCGCAAAAAGATGGTTCAGATATATCAGTGAATATGAAAAGACTTGAAATAGAGGCTTTTAAAAACTCAAAGAAACAGTTTTAA